A section of the Mycolicibacterium anyangense genome encodes:
- a CDS encoding MarR family winged helix-turn-helix transcriptional regulator, which yields MDTRTDLVTDLFRTVGRFRRTLRRSAGGPFAAPGLTESQAELLRLVGRQPGISVSAAAAELALAPNTASTLVSKLSTDGLLVRTPDPADRRVGRLALTEPAQQLADASRSARRAALAEALGQLDDEDVRALTAGLRVLAAITDTLQENRS from the coding sequence GTGGACACCCGCACCGACCTCGTCACCGACCTGTTCAGGACCGTGGGCCGGTTCCGGCGTACCTTGCGGCGCTCGGCCGGCGGCCCGTTCGCTGCTCCGGGTCTCACCGAGTCGCAGGCCGAGCTGCTCCGTCTGGTCGGCCGCCAGCCCGGCATCTCGGTGAGTGCGGCAGCGGCCGAGCTGGCGCTGGCACCCAACACCGCGTCGACCCTGGTGTCCAAGCTGTCCACCGACGGGTTGCTGGTCCGCACGCCCGATCCGGCCGACCGGCGAGTGGGCCGGCTGGCCCTGACCGAGCCGGCCCAGCAGCTCGCCGACGCGTCCCGCTCCGCCCGTCGGGCCGCACTGGCCGAGGCGCTCGGGCAGTTGGACGACGAGGACGTCCGCGCGCTGACTGCCGGGCTTCGGGTGCTCGCCGCCATCACCGACACACTGCAGGAGAACCGATCATGA
- the recD gene encoding exodeoxyribonuclease V subunit alpha, whose product MTVDDVDAASWRYATGASGVLRTFNDADVIEAADVLVAQRLAALAGEADETVALAVAFVVRAVRAGSVCVDLTAVQAQVDHPDLDWPASSDWVAAVAASPLLGTPPVLHLEDGLLYFDRYWLEEHQVATDILALASTAHRGGTPDAARLFPDQFAEQRAAAQIALSRGLTVLTGGPGTGKTTTVARLLALLAEQAELNGAPPLRIALAAPTGKAAARLQEAVQIEVDRLTAVDRGRLPALRATTLHRLLGARPDTSSRFRHHRDNRLPHDVIVVDETSMVSLTMMARLVEAVRPDSRLLLVGDPDQLASVDAGAVLADLVDGLSARDDSAVATLVTSHRFGASIGALAQAIRDGDADQAVAVLSRDDEHIEWVDTADPAGVLRAVLVPHALRLREAAVLGNGQVALTTLDEHRLLCAHRRGPYGVAYWNRQVERWLAEVTDTPPWATWYAGRPLLVTANDYGLGLYNGDTGVTVLRDGVLRAVLPGGDGPVEFATSRLADVETMHAMTIHKSQGSQAVEVTVLLPEEDSRLLTRELLYTAITRARTKVRVVGTAAQLRAAIERRAVRASGLSRRLR is encoded by the coding sequence ATGACGGTCGACGACGTCGACGCCGCAAGCTGGCGCTACGCCACTGGCGCGAGCGGGGTACTGCGCACGTTCAACGACGCCGACGTGATCGAGGCCGCCGATGTGCTTGTCGCCCAACGGCTGGCGGCACTGGCCGGTGAAGCCGACGAGACGGTGGCGCTGGCCGTCGCCTTCGTGGTCCGCGCGGTGCGCGCCGGTTCGGTGTGCGTCGACCTCACCGCGGTCCAGGCCCAGGTGGACCATCCTGACCTGGACTGGCCCGCGTCGTCGGACTGGGTGGCTGCCGTGGCGGCCAGCCCCCTGCTGGGTACGCCACCGGTTCTCCATCTCGAGGACGGCCTGCTGTACTTTGACCGCTACTGGCTGGAGGAGCATCAGGTTGCCACCGATATCCTGGCGCTGGCCTCAACGGCGCATCGTGGCGGAACACCCGATGCCGCAAGACTTTTCCCGGATCAGTTCGCCGAGCAGCGCGCTGCCGCCCAGATTGCGCTGTCCCGGGGCCTGACGGTGCTGACCGGCGGGCCGGGGACCGGCAAGACCACGACGGTGGCCCGGTTGCTGGCGCTGCTGGCTGAGCAGGCCGAGTTGAATGGCGCGCCGCCACTACGGATCGCGCTGGCCGCCCCGACCGGGAAGGCGGCCGCCCGGCTGCAGGAGGCGGTGCAGATCGAGGTCGACAGGCTCACGGCCGTGGACCGTGGCCGGCTGCCTGCGTTGCGGGCCACCACACTGCACCGGCTGCTGGGCGCGCGCCCGGACACCTCATCGCGGTTCCGGCACCACCGCGACAACCGGCTGCCGCACGACGTCATCGTGGTTGACGAAACGTCGATGGTGTCGCTGACCATGATGGCCAGGCTGGTCGAGGCGGTGCGCCCCGATTCGCGGCTGCTGCTCGTCGGTGACCCCGATCAGTTGGCGTCGGTGGACGCCGGTGCCGTGCTGGCCGATCTGGTGGACGGGCTCAGCGCTCGCGATGACAGCGCTGTCGCCACGCTCGTCACCTCACACCGCTTCGGCGCGTCGATCGGTGCACTGGCCCAGGCGATCCGCGACGGCGATGCCGACCAGGCAGTGGCCGTGCTCAGCCGGGACGACGAGCACATCGAGTGGGTGGACACCGCGGATCCCGCCGGTGTCCTGCGTGCCGTCCTGGTGCCGCATGCGCTGCGCCTGCGGGAGGCCGCGGTGCTGGGCAACGGGCAGGTGGCGCTGACCACGTTGGACGAACACCGACTGCTGTGCGCGCACCGGCGCGGGCCCTACGGGGTGGCGTACTGGAACCGGCAGGTGGAACGATGGCTGGCCGAGGTGACCGACACCCCGCCGTGGGCGACCTGGTACGCCGGCCGGCCATTGCTGGTCACCGCCAATGACTACGGGCTGGGCCTCTACAACGGCGACACCGGGGTCACGGTGCTGCGCGACGGGGTGCTGCGCGCGGTGCTGCCCGGTGGCGACGGGCCGGTCGAGTTCGCCACCAGCAGGCTGGCCGATGTGGAGACCATGCATGCGATGACGATCCACAAGAGCCAGGGATCTCAGGCAGTCGAGGTGACGGTGCTTCTGCCCGAAGAGGATTCGCGCCTGCTGACCCGTGAACTGCTCTACACCGCCATCACCAGGGCCCGCACCAAGGTGCGGGTGGTGGGCACGGCCGCCCAGCTGCGGGCGGCCATCGAACGCCGGGCCGTGCGGGCGAGCGGGCTGAGCCGGCGGCTGCGCTGA
- a CDS encoding TetR/AcrR family transcriptional regulator, giving the protein MALDTRPNLVAAAETLFAERGVDAVSLREIARAAGTRNVMAVQYHFTDRAGVLAAIAAKHVPDVDAGRNALLDTADASIRSMAAALVRPLAAKLDDPDGGPAFLRIHADLLNRPVPAFDVTGGPDSSMRRWRDTVEPLLDPVAVALHTRLAAVIYTAVELGRRAASAPHTDDRLFTSHLVDTVAAMLAGAPSAETRELAGERQARRARRSPSRA; this is encoded by the coding sequence ATGGCCCTGGACACCCGGCCCAATCTGGTCGCCGCAGCCGAGACCCTGTTCGCCGAGCGCGGGGTGGACGCGGTGAGCCTGCGTGAGATTGCCAGGGCAGCAGGCACCCGCAACGTGATGGCCGTGCAGTACCACTTCACCGATCGGGCCGGGGTGCTCGCGGCCATCGCCGCCAAGCATGTGCCGGACGTCGACGCCGGCCGCAATGCGCTGCTCGACACCGCCGATGCCTCGATACGCTCGATGGCCGCCGCGCTGGTGCGGCCACTGGCCGCCAAACTCGACGATCCCGACGGCGGCCCCGCCTTCCTGCGCATCCATGCCGACCTGCTGAACCGGCCGGTGCCGGCGTTCGACGTCACCGGCGGTCCGGACAGCAGCATGCGGCGCTGGCGCGACACGGTGGAGCCGCTGCTGGATCCGGTGGCGGTGGCGCTGCACACCCGGCTGGCCGCCGTGATCTACACGGCGGTCGAGCTGGGCAGGCGGGCCGCATCGGCGCCGCACACCGACGACCGGTTGTTCACCAGCCACCTCGTCGACACCGTCGCGGCGATGCTGGCCGGCGCACCGTCGGCCGAGACCCGCGAACTGGCCGGGGAACGCCAGGCCCGCCGCGCCCGGCGCAGTCCTTCGCGAGCGTGA
- a CDS encoding CoA transferase: MNGTPDLPLAGVRIVEISSFVAVPLAGMTLSQLGAEVIRVDPVGGAADYHRWPQTDAGESIYWAGLNKGKRSVAADMRSPEGQRLVAQLIIDSGILITNVAGRQWHSYETLSALRPDLIHLEVVGRADGSTGVDYTVNAATGFPMVTGPAEHREPINHVLPAWDVTCGLYAALAIVAALRRRDTSGQGSAIRLPLDDVALATAGNLGFLTEVMINGTERPRLGNSLFGQYGQNFTSSDGVSFMIVALTARHFRDLAELTGTAKAVAAVAEALDADFTDEGQRYAHRDVLSGLFAAWFRTHTAEEVTAALSASSVLWDRYLSFTEVAEHPRVTANPLFTPLDQPRIGTYLAPSLPMSVDGAHVAPRPAPALGDDTAAVLAQHLGLSPAQIADLVESGTVAL; the protein is encoded by the coding sequence GTGAACGGAACACCTGACCTGCCGCTGGCCGGCGTCCGCATCGTCGAGATCTCCAGCTTCGTGGCGGTACCGCTGGCCGGTATGACGCTGTCCCAACTCGGCGCCGAGGTGATCCGGGTGGATCCCGTCGGCGGGGCCGCCGACTACCACCGCTGGCCGCAGACCGACGCCGGCGAGAGCATCTACTGGGCCGGCCTGAACAAGGGCAAGCGCTCCGTCGCCGCGGACATGCGCTCGCCCGAAGGTCAACGCCTGGTCGCCCAGCTCATCATCGACAGCGGCATCCTGATCACCAATGTCGCCGGGCGGCAATGGCATTCCTACGAAACGCTGAGCGCGCTGCGGCCTGACCTGATCCATCTCGAAGTCGTGGGCCGCGCCGACGGCTCCACCGGGGTGGACTACACGGTCAACGCCGCGACCGGCTTCCCGATGGTCACCGGGCCCGCCGAGCACCGTGAACCGATCAACCACGTGCTGCCGGCCTGGGACGTCACCTGCGGGCTCTACGCCGCGCTGGCGATCGTGGCGGCGCTGCGCCGCCGGGACACCTCCGGCCAGGGCAGCGCCATCCGGCTGCCGTTGGACGATGTCGCGCTGGCGACGGCGGGCAACCTCGGCTTCCTGACCGAGGTGATGATCAACGGCACCGAACGGCCGCGGCTGGGCAACAGCCTGTTCGGCCAGTACGGCCAGAACTTCACCAGCAGTGACGGAGTGTCGTTCATGATCGTCGCCCTCACCGCACGGCACTTCCGCGATCTGGCCGAACTCACCGGAACCGCGAAAGCCGTTGCCGCCGTGGCAGAAGCGCTCGACGCCGACTTCACCGACGAGGGCCAGCGCTACGCCCACCGCGATGTGCTCTCGGGGCTGTTCGCCGCGTGGTTCCGTACCCACACCGCCGAGGAGGTCACGGCGGCGCTGTCGGCCAGCTCGGTGCTGTGGGATCGCTACCTCAGCTTCACCGAGGTCGCCGAACATCCGCGGGTCACGGCCAACCCGCTGTTCACCCCGCTGGACCAGCCCCGGATCGGCACCTATCTGGCGCCCAGCCTGCCGATGTCGGTCGACGGCGCTCACGTCGCGCCACGGCCCGCACCGGCGCTGGGCGACGACACCGCGGCAGTCTTGGCGCAGCATCTCGGTCTGAGCCCGGCGCAGATCGCCGATCTGGTCGAATCCGGCACTGTCGCACTGTGA
- a CDS encoding metallophosphoesterase family protein translates to MRLLLLADTHIPKRARDLPEQVWDEVARCDVVIHAGDWIEAAVLDELSQRSRRLIGCWGNNDGPELRARLPERADVALDGLRFTVVHETGAASGREARMAQLYPDTDVLVFGHSHIPWDTTARTGLRLLNPGSPTDRRRQPFCTYMTAVTSAGSLREVRLHEIAKH, encoded by the coding sequence ATGCGCCTGCTGCTGTTGGCCGACACCCACATTCCCAAACGGGCGCGTGACCTACCGGAACAGGTCTGGGACGAGGTGGCGCGCTGCGATGTCGTGATCCACGCCGGTGACTGGATCGAGGCGGCAGTCCTCGATGAGTTGTCGCAACGATCGCGGCGGCTGATCGGATGCTGGGGCAACAACGACGGCCCGGAGCTGCGCGCGCGGCTTCCCGAACGCGCCGACGTCGCCCTGGACGGCTTGCGGTTCACCGTGGTGCACGAGACCGGAGCCGCCTCGGGCCGCGAGGCGCGGATGGCTCAGCTGTACCCGGATACCGACGTCCTGGTGTTCGGGCACAGCCACATCCCGTGGGACACCACCGCCCGCACCGGGCTGCGCCTGTTGAATCCGGGCTCACCGACCGACCGGCGACGTCAGCCCTTCTGCACCTATATGACCGCGGTGACCAGCGCGGGCAGCCTGCGCGAAGTCCGGCTGCACGAGATCGCGAAGCATTAG
- a CDS encoding ATP-binding cassette domain-containing protein, with translation MTTPAIDCRQLTHRYGDFTAVDGFSLEVRSGETLGLLGPNGAGKTTVVRLLTTLTPIQDGEVRIFGLDARRDTMDIRYNLGYVPQQLSIEPALTGQQNVEWFARLYDVPRSQRRARVREALEAMQLTEVADRLAGTYSGGMVRRLELAQALVTRPSLLILDEPTVGLDPIAREGVWSQVQQMKQDFGMTVLLTTHYMEEADVLCDRVALMHHGALRAVGTPTELKAKVGPEATLEDVFRHYAGSELGAELGGTTAPAGLGEIRAGRKAARHAG, from the coding sequence ATGACCACACCTGCCATCGACTGCCGCCAGCTGACCCACCGCTACGGCGACTTCACCGCCGTCGACGGCTTCTCACTGGAGGTCCGCAGCGGTGAGACACTCGGTCTGCTCGGGCCCAACGGGGCCGGCAAGACCACGGTCGTGCGGCTGTTGACCACGCTCACCCCGATCCAGGACGGCGAGGTACGGATCTTCGGCCTCGACGCCCGGCGCGACACCATGGATATTCGCTACAACCTCGGCTATGTGCCCCAACAACTTTCGATCGAACCCGCGCTGACCGGCCAGCAGAATGTGGAGTGGTTCGCGCGACTCTACGACGTCCCCCGCTCACAGCGACGCGCCCGGGTCCGCGAGGCGCTGGAGGCCATGCAGCTCACCGAGGTCGCCGACCGGCTGGCAGGCACCTACTCCGGCGGCATGGTGCGTCGCCTCGAACTGGCCCAGGCGCTGGTGACCAGACCGTCCCTGCTCATCCTCGACGAGCCCACCGTCGGCTTGGATCCGATTGCCCGCGAAGGGGTTTGGTCCCAGGTGCAGCAGATGAAGCAGGACTTCGGCATGACCGTCCTGCTGACCACCCACTACATGGAGGAAGCCGATGTGCTGTGCGATCGGGTCGCGCTGATGCACCATGGGGCGTTGCGGGCGGTGGGAACGCCGACCGAATTGAAGGCCAAGGTCGGGCCGGAGGCGACGCTGGAAGACGTGTTCCGGCACTACGCGGGCTCGGAACTCGGCGCCGAACTGGGTGGGACCACTGCTCCCGCCGGTCTGGGCGAGATCCGCGCGGGACGCAAGGCGGCGCGCCATGCCGGCTGA
- a CDS encoding acyl-CoA thioesterase — MNPGFSPTSLHVQFLRGGDAGAAVDYQVERVYDGRTAASRRVLARQAGRLLVSATASFSVPAHGPEHAHRITAGDPGAMTANGPLGPAPSLPINEIDIRSEDGWSTGEFVRRLWWRITVPMPEDPLVHARAAVYVTDIYGVDPILQVHGHSMVDRSHRAATTESSVWFHRPIRADRWNLLESRSPAAARGRGLMTAGLYDADGVLTATLAQEGLAVTRT; from the coding sequence GTGAATCCCGGGTTCTCACCGACCAGCCTGCACGTCCAGTTCCTGCGCGGCGGTGACGCCGGGGCCGCGGTCGACTACCAGGTCGAGCGGGTCTACGACGGCCGCACCGCGGCGTCCCGGCGGGTGCTGGCCCGCCAGGCCGGCCGGCTGCTGGTCAGCGCGACCGCCTCCTTCTCGGTGCCGGCCCACGGTCCCGAACACGCCCACCGCATCACCGCCGGGGACCCCGGGGCCATGACCGCCAACGGGCCGCTGGGCCCAGCGCCCTCGTTACCCATCAACGAGATCGACATCCGATCCGAAGACGGTTGGAGCACAGGGGAATTCGTGCGGCGGCTGTGGTGGCGGATCACCGTGCCGATGCCCGAGGACCCGCTGGTCCACGCGCGTGCCGCCGTCTACGTCACCGACATCTACGGCGTCGACCCGATCTTGCAGGTGCACGGACACTCGATGGTCGACCGCAGCCACCGCGCCGCCACCACTGAGTCCTCGGTGTGGTTCCACCGCCCGATCCGGGCCGACCGGTGGAACCTGCTGGAATCCCGCTCGCCGGCGGCGGCCCGAGGACGGGGACTGATGACCGCCGGCCTCTATGACGCCGACGGAGTCCTGACCGCCACCCTGGCACAAGAGGGACTGGCCGTCACCCGCACTTGA
- a CDS encoding acyl-CoA dehydrogenase family protein, with translation MWDFETDPEYQKKLDWVEEFMRDELEPLDFAPLDPYEKKNPKVLEVLRPLQQQVKEQGLWAAHLSPELGGQGYGQVKLALLNEIVGRSRWAPSVFGSQAPDSGNAEILALFGTEAQKQRYLQPLLNGEISSCYSMTEPQGGSDPGLFTTRAERDGDSWVINGEKWFSSNARNAEFFIVMAVTNPEARTHEKMSLFIVPAETPGIEVIRHVGVGGESDERAGHGYLRYRDVRVPADHILGGEGQAFAIAQTRLGGGRVHHAMRTIALARKAFDMMCERAVSRQTRRGPLGDYQMTQEKIADSWIQIEQFRLLVLRTAWKIDRYHDYQKVRRDIAAVKVAMPQVLHDVVQRAMHLHGALGVSDEMPFVKMMVAAQSLAIADGPTEVHKLTVARRTLKEYEPADSLFGSGHIPTRRAAAQARLAALIEHDVAEL, from the coding sequence ATGTGGGATTTCGAAACCGATCCGGAGTACCAGAAGAAACTCGACTGGGTCGAGGAGTTCATGCGAGACGAACTCGAACCGCTGGACTTCGCCCCGCTGGACCCCTACGAAAAGAAGAACCCGAAGGTACTCGAGGTGCTGCGACCGCTCCAGCAACAGGTCAAGGAGCAGGGGCTGTGGGCCGCGCACCTGAGTCCTGAGCTCGGCGGCCAGGGCTACGGCCAGGTGAAGCTGGCACTGCTCAACGAGATCGTCGGCAGATCACGTTGGGCACCATCGGTTTTCGGTTCGCAGGCACCCGATTCCGGCAATGCCGAGATCCTCGCGTTGTTCGGCACCGAGGCGCAGAAACAGCGCTACCTGCAACCACTGCTGAACGGTGAAATATCGTCCTGCTATTCGATGACCGAACCTCAGGGCGGCTCGGATCCCGGCCTGTTCACCACCCGCGCCGAGCGGGACGGCGACTCCTGGGTGATCAACGGCGAGAAGTGGTTCTCGTCCAACGCCCGCAACGCCGAGTTCTTCATCGTGATGGCGGTGACGAACCCGGAAGCCCGCACGCACGAGAAGATGTCGCTGTTCATCGTGCCGGCGGAAACACCGGGTATCGAGGTGATCCGGCACGTGGGTGTGGGAGGCGAGTCCGACGAACGCGCCGGGCACGGATACCTCCGCTACCGCGACGTGCGGGTGCCCGCCGACCACATCCTCGGCGGTGAGGGTCAGGCGTTCGCGATCGCGCAGACCCGCCTCGGCGGTGGCCGCGTTCACCACGCGATGCGCACGATTGCTTTGGCACGCAAGGCTTTCGACATGATGTGCGAGCGGGCGGTGTCACGGCAGACCCGCCGTGGCCCACTCGGCGACTATCAGATGACCCAGGAGAAGATCGCCGACAGCTGGATCCAGATCGAGCAGTTCCGGCTACTGGTGCTGCGCACGGCGTGGAAGATCGACCGGTATCACGACTACCAGAAGGTGCGGCGCGATATCGCGGCGGTGAAAGTCGCCATGCCGCAGGTGCTGCACGACGTCGTGCAGCGGGCCATGCACCTGCACGGCGCGCTCGGGGTGTCCGACGAGATGCCGTTCGTCAAGATGATGGTGGCGGCCCAGTCGCTGGCCATCGCCGACGGGCCGACCGAAGTGCACAAGCTGACGGTGGCGCGCCGCACGCTCAAGGAGTACGAGCCGGCGGATTCGCTATTCGGCTCCGGGCACATTCCGACCCGCCGCGCCGCCGCACAGGCCCGGCTGGCCGCGTTGATCGAACACGACGTCGCCGAACTCTAG
- a CDS encoding ABC transporter permease, which produces MPADALVAPGLLRAPHGWRRARSLAGRMATFAWVELQKLRHDRTELFTRLVQPALWLLIFGTTFNRLHVIDTGSVPYLAFLAPGIIAQSALFISIFYGIQIIWDRDAGILAKLMVTPAPASALVTGKAFAAGVRSVAQVVGVLLLAYVMGIHMTHNPLRILAAMGVVMLGSAFFACLSMTLAGLVRNRDRLMGIGQAITMPLFFASNALYPVAVMPDWLRWLSRVNPLSYEVDSLRLLLVGMPSTHPWLDIAVLVAAAVVGIAAASALLRRLVA; this is translated from the coding sequence ATGCCGGCTGATGCCCTGGTAGCCCCCGGCCTGCTGCGTGCACCGCACGGCTGGCGGCGGGCACGCAGCCTGGCCGGGCGGATGGCGACGTTCGCCTGGGTGGAGCTGCAGAAGCTGCGCCACGACCGCACCGAGCTTTTCACCCGGTTGGTGCAACCGGCGCTGTGGCTGTTGATCTTCGGCACCACTTTCAACCGGTTGCACGTGATCGACACCGGCTCGGTGCCGTACCTGGCGTTCCTGGCACCGGGCATCATCGCGCAGTCGGCACTGTTCATCTCGATCTTCTACGGCATCCAGATCATCTGGGACCGCGACGCCGGCATCCTGGCCAAGCTGATGGTGACACCTGCCCCGGCCTCAGCGCTGGTGACCGGCAAGGCGTTCGCCGCGGGGGTTCGCTCGGTGGCGCAGGTGGTGGGGGTGCTGCTGCTGGCCTATGTGATGGGCATCCACATGACGCACAACCCGCTGCGGATCCTGGCGGCGATGGGCGTGGTGATGCTCGGCTCGGCATTCTTCGCCTGCCTGTCGATGACACTGGCCGGGCTGGTGCGCAACCGCGACCGCCTGATGGGGATCGGCCAGGCCATCACCATGCCGTTGTTCTTCGCCTCCAACGCGCTGTACCCGGTGGCGGTCATGCCGGACTGGCTGCGCTGGCTGAGCCGGGTGAATCCGCTGAGCTACGAGGTGGATTCGTTGCGGTTGCTGCTGGTGGGTATGCCCTCGACGCATCCGTGGCTGGACATCGCGGTGCTGGTGGCGGCCGCAGTCGTGGGTATCGCCGCGGCCTCTGCCCTGCTGCGCCGACTGGTGGCCTGA